Genomic segment of Esox lucius isolate fEsoLuc1 chromosome 15, fEsoLuc1.pri, whole genome shotgun sequence:
tctggcaccaacaaccatgccacgctcacaattgcttaaatcacctttttttcccattctgacattcagtttggagttcaggagattgtcttgaccaggaccacacccctaaatgcattgaagcaactgccatgtgattgcttgattagataattgcattaatgagaaattgaacaggtgttcctaataatcctttaggtgagtgtatatggaaAACACCACTTCTTCAATTAAGGACATTTGACGCTAATCTTTAGGTCTCTCATTACCCTAGGACCTCTGTGTTCTCATGAATGGATTCTAAGAACGATTTGAAGAAATTTATTCAGTCATGAGGCCTTTCCGctctgcagtcagagcaggagtaAAGCCTCTCTTGTGTGTTCGTTGGTGAGATTTCAGGTtactttgttgagaaaaaaagtCCCCACATTCAGAGCAGCAgaaaggtttctctcctgtgtgcaccCTCTGATGAACAGTCAGCTGATTGGAAGAGGTGAAGCACTTctcacagtcaggacaggagtatggtttctctcctgtatgaACACGCTGGTGATGTCTGAAGGTACCCACAAAGGAGAAACTCTCCCCACATTCTGAACATTGATAtggcttttctcctgtgtgcactctcttaTGAACTGTTAGACGGCTAGGTGAGGTGAAACCCTTCCCACAATCGTTACAGGAATAGggcttttctcctgtgtgaatCAACTGATGACGTTGCAGGTCTCTCAGATAGGAGAAACTCTTACTACATGTGGAACAGTGGTGAGGCTTTTCTCCAGTGTGGGTCCGCTGGTGGCCTTTCAAGCCACTCAGTTGAGAGAAACTCATCCCACAGTCAGAGCAGttgtaaggtttctctccagtgtgcacTCTTTGATGCACTGTCAGATGGTGGGATGCAGGGAAGCGCTTCCCACAGATGGCACAGCAGTAAGGCTTTTCTCCAGTGTGCGTCCGCTGGTGGCCTTTCAAACCATTCAGTTGAGAGAAACTCATCCCACAGTCAGAGCAGctgtaaggcttctctccagtgtgcacTCTTTGATGCACTGTCAGATGGTGTGATGCAGGGAAGCGCTTCCCACAGATGGAGCacgagtaaggtttctctccagagTGATTCCGCAGGTGTCTTTCAAGAAAAGATGGGAATGGGAAACTCTTTTCACAGTGTGGGCAGTGATGGAGGGCCCTTTCCTTTGCTCCCTTCCTGATGGTGCTTCGTTGATGAAGGAGATGCCTCCACTTGGTGTGAGGAGTTAGGGGACTCTTCTGTGAGAATGACAACAGAACGTGAATAAAGGCAACACACATGCCTAATCATTGCATCAAACTGAAATACATGAATTACCAAATAAACCTGTACTTTTTAAACTTGTCGAGCTAGAACACAAGTACTCATTTCTGCGGTGCAATTCAGGAGCCTCCTGACTGAGCTCCTGTACTTTTTGTTTTcagtccttttctttttttattattttagtaaacatttttaaaaatgtacacgTCAATCTGGTTTCCATACCCACCACATcacagaaacaacaaaaaagaggTGAATCACCTTAGGACTGCCTAAAGTAAACCAAGTAATCTCTCTTTTCTTGTACTAAGAGTGCAGCTCGTATGTCGTCTTCTACAGACTAAAATTTTAGTTAGCCCCTCGTTTTTAGCTCTTAGAGAATATATAATCTTGCTGACAGAACAATTTTGTCATACAAGAGCAAACATCAAAATGTTAACAAGAAAGCCTCTCCAATCCAGCAGAATGCTGTACCTGTACTCGCACATTTGTGGTACAGCTCAAGCACCTTATGAGCTGAAACACACTATCCTCAGCCAGAGTACGGGTGCATATATGAGGCCATAAACACACCCATTGctcttgttatttttttatcccaATCAAAATGTAGTGATGGGAATTCTGAATCTTTTCAGTGACCAAGTTCTTGTGGCTCCATTTACCTAAAGTAGCCAGCACTGCTTGAACGCACTGGGGAGACAaagttgtgttgtttgtgtggcTTCGGGGATACTGATACTGGAGTGATGTCAGTGTATACATGTCAACATGTCTGGGTGTTGGCACCATAGTTTTGTCCAGCACTGGTGACATACAGGTAATGTTTTTATCAATAACTCTCTGTTCATCATGATGTAGTCTACTTGAAAGCCAAAATGCTGCCAAACTGGAGATTTAAACAGAACTAGAGGATTCTACAGTGTTAGTTTATCAAAAAACACCACTCGCCATTGGAAAACTAGCTGTTCCTCTTTGAGTTTGGATCACAAAACCACAGTTGGAAAAGCAACCATCAATTATTACAACCATGTTATAATCATGTTTTCAGCTGAATCATTTATTCAAGAGGtattcaacacattttttgaaatgtattaatttgggTTCCCCTGAGAACTGCGAAGACTGATACAGTTACAAATATTTGTACCATTACAGCCCTAGTAAAAATGCTATATAATACCTGCTCTTACCATGATCAACGGATTCTCTagtttcttcctcttctttaaTTATGATATTTAGCCCCAGTGTTGAACTCCCGGCTACTAGCTCCATTGATTGAACCTCTGGTTCCTCTTCTGGGTAAatgagaacaaaacattttaattaacgtATACTTTAAATCTACCTGGCTCAATACAGAAAATACTGTAAACCTAAGCTAAGTGAAGGATAGGTTAGCTCCAAAACATTCACCACTGACCTAAACCCTCGGttaaaaaggttgtttttttaCCTTGAAACCCATCACCATATTCCCAAATCTtcacttcctcttcttcttctttagTCGTCACCTTGAGCTGGAGTGGTTCACTGCTGTCATTTACTGAAGCCATTTCGTATGATGTGTCCAGTGAACTTTATATAATCAGAACCGGGGAAAAGTTAAATTAGGTTTTATCTTGGTGTAGCAGAACGACAGGCGGCTACTTTCGCTGTTCTAAAATAAAGACCAGACCAACCTGTAGAAAGGGAAAAGAAAACTATTGTTGTAATTTGAGTGCTTATTACTTAGCCCAGCTATTCAATTAAGGTTGTTACGCTAACTCGTATGGTtggtaaaa
This window contains:
- the LOC105023266 gene encoding zinc finger protein 239-like, producing MKSPLTPHTKWRHLLHQRSTIRKGAKERALHHCPHCEKSFPFPSFLERHLRNHSGEKPYSCSICGKRFPASHHLTVHQRVHTGEKPYSCSDCGMSFSQLNGLKGHQRTHTGEKPYCCAICGKRFPASHHLTVHQRVHTGEKPYNCSDCGMSFSQLSGLKGHQRTHTGEKPHHCSTCSKSFSYLRDLQRHQLIHTGEKPYSCNDCGKGFTSPSRLTVHKRVHTGEKPYQCSECGESFSFVGTFRHHQRVHTGEKPYSCPDCEKCFTSSNQLTVHQRVHTGEKPFCCSECGDFFSQQSNLKSHQRTHKRGFTPALTAERKGLMTE